The DNA window CGATTATTTTGTTGACCCAGTCTCTGTTGCATGTAATCACTGATTACACCCTCGATGGAGATCCACATGCTTCGTTCCGCCCTGTTGACCAGTCTCGCTCTCCTGGCATCGCCGATCGGGTTGGCTTACGCCGAAGACCGCCCCATCCTGGAGATCGTTTGGCCGCAGCCCGGTTCGGCTGTCGAGCTTGGGAATGATCCTGAGAAGGCGACAGGCATAGTGGTGAAGAGCAACTTCACACTGCTCCCCGCAGGTCAGTGCGGCGCGAACCGCCAATGCGGCCATGTGCATATGAAGATCGATCCGGACGGCGACACCTGCAACATCCCGGGCAAGCCATACAACAGCATGAACAGCGACTTCGGAGGCGACCTCATCAAGGCTCGCTTCGGCCATTGCCCGAAGGCTACGGGCCAACACGTAATCGGCGTCCTCCTCGCCGATGATCACCACAGGCCCGTTCTCGTGGACGGCAAGCCGGTGACCGCCTTGGTGACCGTCACGACGAAGTAAGCAATCTGACGCCCTGTCGGAAGGAGCGACGTCGTTGTGGATCTGGTCCAGCACTCTGCATGGCGAAGTCGATCTCGCCCCAATCACTCCCCTGTCTAATTTCTGGAAGCAGCCGCAGGCTCGGACGAAAGGAAATCCGATGACCATTGTGCTGGATGAAGATCCCCGGGATACGACTGTCCTGGTGACAGGCATCAGCGGATTCCTCGCTGGCCACATCGCTTTGAAACTGCTTGAACAAGGGTATCGGGTGCGAGGAAGCCTGCGGCGCATCGATAGGAGCGATGCGATACGCGACGAACTTGGATCCCACAGTCATGGGGATGTTACGGAGAACCTCAGCTTTGTGCAGGCCGATCTCGACAGCGATGATGGCTGGGCTGCCGCTGTCGAGAATTGCCGATATGTCATTCACACGGCGTCACCCTTTCCCCCCGGCTTTCCCGAGAACGAGCGTGAGCTGATCCGCACAGCCCACGATGGTGCGTTGCGCGTGCTCCGCGCGGCACACCAAGCGCGGGTCGAGCGTGTCGTCATGACGTCATCGGTGGCGGCCACGAACCATGGCGACGGCCAGGCACCTTACACCGAGGATAATTGGACCGACCCGGATAGCCCCCGCGCGACTCCCTATTACAAGTCGAAGACGCTCACCGAGCAGACTGCTTGGGCCTTTGCACGAGAAGTCGGGCTCGACCTCGCCGTCATCAATCCGAGCGTGATCCTTGGGCCTTTGCTCGGCACGAAGATTGGGACGTCCGTGGGCTTGATCCATCACCTGATGTCCGGACACTTCGAGGGCATTCCACGCTTTGGCTTTTCCGTCGTGGATGTGCGCGATGCTGCGGATGCCCACATTCGGGCGATGACGAATCTAGCCGCTGGCGGGCAACGCTTCATTGTCGGAGGCGGGTTCTTCTGGCTCAAGGACTTGGTGGCCGTTCTTGCGCGCTCCTTTCCCGACCATGGTTCCCGGTTGCCGACCCGTGAAGTTCCCGATGACGTCGTCAGAGACATGGCGAAGTTCGATCCCAATGCACGAACGATCGTTCATGAACTCGGTCGGGATCTGAGCGTCAGCGCAGCAAAAGCAAGGCGTATCCTGAACTGGAGCTCACGGCCGGACAAGGAGTGTATCCGGGCCAGCGCACAAAGCCTCATCGACCTGGGGTTGGTATCTGTCGAGAGGCCGAACCAGCACGCTTGACCCGCCGCCTCCAGCAGAGACCTATCGATTCATTTCCCAGAATGGCGAACACCCATGACAATCCCCACCACCGGCGCGTTCTCACCGGCCAATGAGGCCGAATTTCTGCGGGAAACGGAACGTGCCAGGCTTCGCGCCCTGGTCAGCGCTGATATTGATCGGGCACAACACTTTCATGCCCCAGACTTCCAGCTGATAACGCCGATCGGCGTGGCTCTTTCAAAGCAGGACTATATGGGCGCCATCGCCTCCGGGCAGCTCAAGTACTTGGCATGGCAGCCAGGCGATATCGCCGTGCGGCTCTATGAGGGGGGCGCGGTTCTTCGGTACAGCGCTCAGCTTGAGGTTGTCTTCGGCGGGCACAAAGTTCCCCTCAGAGACT is part of the Microvirga terrae genome and encodes:
- a CDS encoding SDR family oxidoreductase, coding for MTIVLDEDPRDTTVLVTGISGFLAGHIALKLLEQGYRVRGSLRRIDRSDAIRDELGSHSHGDVTENLSFVQADLDSDDGWAAAVENCRYVIHTASPFPPGFPENERELIRTAHDGALRVLRAAHQARVERVVMTSSVAATNHGDGQAPYTEDNWTDPDSPRATPYYKSKTLTEQTAWAFAREVGLDLAVINPSVILGPLLGTKIGTSVGLIHHLMSGHFEGIPRFGFSVVDVRDAADAHIRAMTNLAAGGQRFIVGGGFFWLKDLVAVLARSFPDHGSRLPTREVPDDVVRDMAKFDPNARTIVHELGRDLSVSAAKARRILNWSSRPDKECIRASAQSLIDLGLVSVERPNQHA
- a CDS encoding nuclear transport factor 2 family protein, with translation MTIPTTGAFSPANEAEFLRETERARLRALVSADIDRAQHFHAPDFQLITPIGVALSKQDYMGAIASGQLKYLAWQPGDIAVRLYEGGAVLRYSAQLEVVFGGHKVPLRDYWHTDTYEHRDGHWMVVWSQATAIR